The proteins below come from a single Pandoraea apista genomic window:
- a CDS encoding cupredoxin domain-containing protein, producing the protein MIRSPTPSRITRAFVMPVVLGAVSLAFAAPAFADDPHAMHMPHSHGGAAAAIGEPGEEAQATRTVDVDMRDTMRFSPATLTVRRGDTVRFVVTNSGKIRHEMMLGTAASLAEHARMMQQMPGMSHAEPNAVTVEPGERKTLVWHFTQPGTVEFACLEPGHFEAGMRGVVNVR; encoded by the coding sequence ATGATTCGTTCACCTACCCCGTCGCGCATCACCCGTGCCTTCGTCATGCCTGTCGTGTTGGGGGCTGTCTCGCTGGCGTTCGCTGCTCCGGCATTCGCCGACGATCCGCACGCCATGCACATGCCGCACAGTCACGGCGGCGCGGCCGCCGCCATTGGCGAGCCCGGCGAGGAGGCCCAGGCCACCCGGACCGTCGACGTCGACATGCGCGACACCATGCGCTTCTCGCCCGCCACACTCACCGTGCGGCGCGGCGACACGGTGCGCTTTGTCGTTACCAACAGCGGCAAGATCCGTCACGAAATGATGCTGGGCACGGCAGCCTCGCTCGCCGAGCACGCCAGGATGATGCAGCAGATGCCCGGCATGTCCCACGCCGAACCCAATGCCGTCACGGTGGAACCCGGCGAACGCAAGACGCTCGTGTGGCACTTCACCCAGCCGGGAACGGTGGAATTCGCGTGTCTCGAACCGGGGCATTTCGAAGCCGGCATGCGAGGCGTGGTGAACGTGCGCTGA
- a CDS encoding IMPACT family protein, with amino-acid sequence MYALAAPVETELDIKKSRFIGIVTPVASREAAMRELDALRVRYPNATHYCWVLLCEGASGFDDDGEPGGTAAKPMYNVLMHKGLANVLAVVVRYYGGIKLGAGGLTRAYGQAVSEALKLATLTAVEPTTEPRYRCTFAHEAMLRRLAERHAAEVLDAAYDDAVTLRLRLKMRDVEAFEADATEALSGGLVRCD; translated from the coding sequence ATGTATGCGTTGGCAGCACCGGTCGAGACCGAGCTGGATATCAAGAAGAGCCGGTTTATCGGCATTGTCACGCCTGTGGCCTCACGAGAGGCCGCGATGCGCGAACTCGACGCGCTACGTGTGCGTTATCCCAACGCCACCCATTACTGCTGGGTGCTGTTGTGCGAGGGCGCCTCGGGCTTCGACGACGATGGCGAGCCGGGCGGCACGGCGGCCAAGCCGATGTACAACGTCCTCATGCACAAGGGGCTGGCAAACGTGCTGGCGGTTGTCGTGCGGTATTACGGCGGCATCAAACTCGGTGCAGGCGGACTGACCCGGGCCTACGGACAGGCGGTGAGCGAAGCGCTGAAGCTCGCAACGCTCACCGCCGTCGAACCGACGACGGAGCCGCGTTACCGCTGCACTTTTGCGCACGAGGCCATGCTGCGCCGTCTTGCGGAGCGTCATGCCGCCGAAGTCCTCGACGCCGCATATGACGATGCTGTCACGCTCCGGCTGCGACTCAAGATGCGCGACGTGGAGGCATTCGAAGCTGATGCGACCGAAGCGCTCAGCGGTGGGCTGGTGCGCTGCGACTGA
- a CDS encoding PhzF family phenazine biosynthesis protein → MSRTYAFRIVNVFAETLFGGNPLCVFEDGRGLSDDEMRLLARQFNLSETTFIFPSETADAHVRIFTPGYEMRFAGHPTLGTAHVLRAMRGLGDDVTLQFAAGRVPVKANGDHWTLTAPSSGEPKIEKASEADADIAALVRLSRDDLAQSPQWVDTGADQLLIPLRNADAVARAQPDSARLERWPLSSLERKTGYVFSIDSAKDGELEVTARYFFTTQGGGVSEDPGTGSACANLGGWLIGQGFPLPVRARVRQGDAIERPCRLTLEVTANREIRVGGNVIELARGEVRL, encoded by the coding sequence ATGAGCCGCACCTATGCATTTCGTATCGTCAATGTCTTCGCCGAAACCCTTTTCGGCGGCAATCCGCTGTGCGTGTTCGAAGACGGGCGAGGTCTGAGCGACGACGAAATGCGGTTACTGGCGCGACAGTTCAACCTGTCGGAGACGACCTTCATTTTTCCCTCGGAGACGGCCGACGCGCATGTGCGCATCTTCACGCCGGGCTACGAAATGCGTTTTGCCGGTCACCCGACGCTGGGCACGGCGCATGTGCTGCGTGCAATGCGCGGCCTGGGCGACGACGTAACGCTGCAATTTGCCGCCGGGCGGGTGCCGGTCAAAGCCAATGGCGATCACTGGACGCTGACCGCACCGTCGTCGGGCGAGCCAAAGATCGAGAAGGCGAGCGAAGCGGACGCCGACATTGCCGCACTGGTGCGACTGAGCCGCGACGACCTTGCGCAATCGCCGCAATGGGTCGACACCGGCGCCGATCAACTGCTGATTCCGCTGCGTAATGCCGACGCCGTTGCGCGGGCCCAGCCCGATAGCGCGCGACTGGAACGGTGGCCGCTTTCGAGCCTTGAGCGCAAGACGGGTTACGTGTTTTCCATCGATAGCGCGAAGGACGGCGAACTGGAAGTGACGGCGCGCTACTTCTTCACGACGCAGGGCGGCGGGGTGAGCGAGGACCCGGGCACCGGTTCGGCATGTGCCAACCTGGGCGGCTGGCTGATCGGGCAGGGTTTCCCACTGCCGGTGCGTGCCCGCGTGAGGCAGGGCGACGCCATTGAGCGGCCGTGCCGTCTGACGCTCGAGGTCACGGCAAACCGCGAGATTCGCGTGGGCGGCAACGTCATCGAACTCGCGCGCGGCGAGGTGCGCCTGTAA